A window of the Anoplopoma fimbria isolate UVic2021 breed Golden Eagle Sablefish chromosome 17, Afim_UVic_2022, whole genome shotgun sequence genome harbors these coding sequences:
- the LOC129105466 gene encoding twinfilin-2-like isoform X1, with product MSHQTGINATSELKDFLARARGGAIRIMKIVIRNEELVLDSYREPAHSWDKDYDQFLLPLLTPQEPCYILYRLDSQNAQGYEWIFIAWSPDQSPVRQKMVYAATRATLKKEFGGGHIKDEMFGTVEDDLCFQGYLRHMTSCCSPAPLTVAEQELQRIKVTEVKSKQVTMEFGLDKRAQTLQGLAFPLQEEAKRALQQLKQRRINYIQLRLDVEKETIELVHTKPTETHELPYRIPTDSPRYHFFIFKHSHQGQRQEALVFIYSMPGYTCSIKERMLYSSCKNRLLDEVEKDYQLEVTKKMEIDNGDGLTEDFLYEEVHPMEHALKQAFAKPRGPGGKRGNKRLIKGAGENGEES from the exons ATGTCACACCAAACCGGAATTAACG CAACATCGGAGCTGAAGGATTTCCTGGCCCGAGCGAGGGGAGGTGCCATCAGAATAATGAAGATTGTGATCAGAAATG agGAGTTGGTGTTAGATTCATACAGAGAGCCAGCACACAGCTGGGACAAGGATTACGATCAGTTCCTGCTTCCTCTGCTCACGCCTCAGGAACCCTGCTACATCCTCTACCGTCTGGACTCCCAGAATGCACAGGGATACGAGTGGATCTTCATCGCCTGGTCCCCTGACCAATCACCA GTGAGGCAGAAGATGGTGTATGCAGCGACCCGTGCCACGCTGAAGAAAGAATTTGGAGGAGGTCACATTAAAGATGAAATGTTTGGCACGGTCGAG GATGACCTGTGCTTCCAGGGATACCTGCGACACATGACCTCCTGCTGCTCCCCGGCTCCACTCACAGTAGCCGAGCAGGAATTACAACGAATCAAAGTCACAGAGGTAAAATCTAAACAG GTTACAATGGAGTTTGGCTTAGACAAAAGGGCACAGACTCTTCAAGGTCTTGCATTCCCGTTACAAGAAGAGGCCAAACGAGCTCTGCAGCAACTCAAGCAGAGACGCATCAACTACATACAGCTG aggttGGATGTAGAGAAAGAGACCATTGAGCTGGTTCACACCAAACCTACAGAGACCCACGAGCTTCCCTACAGGATTCCCACAGATTCACCCAGATACCACTTCTTCATCTTCAAACATTCCCACCAGGGCCAGCGGCAGGAGGCACTGG TGTTCATATATTCGATGCCTGGGTACACCTGTAGCATCAAGGAACGGATGTTATACTCCAGCTGTAAGAACAGGCTACTGGACGAGGTCGAGAAAGACTACCAGCTGGAGGTCACCAAGAAG atggaGATAGACAATGGCGACGGCCTGACAGAAGATTTCCTGTACGAGGAGGTTCACCCAATGGAGCACGCCTTAAAACAGGCCTTTGCCAAACCCCGAGGTCCAGGAGGAAAGAGGGGCAACAAACGCCTCATCAAGGGTGCAGGGGAGAACGGGGAGGAAAGTTAG
- the LOC129105466 gene encoding twinfilin-2-like isoform X2, producing the protein MSHQTGINATSELKDFLARARGGAIRIMKIVIRNEELVLDSYREPAHSWDKDYDQFLLPLLTPQEPCYILYRLDSQNAQGYEWIFIAWSPDQSPVRQKMVYAATRATLKKEFGGGHIKDEMFGTVEDDLCFQGYLRHMTSCCSPAPLTVAEQELQRIKVTEVTMEFGLDKRAQTLQGLAFPLQEEAKRALQQLKQRRINYIQLRLDVEKETIELVHTKPTETHELPYRIPTDSPRYHFFIFKHSHQGQRQEALVFIYSMPGYTCSIKERMLYSSCKNRLLDEVEKDYQLEVTKKMEIDNGDGLTEDFLYEEVHPMEHALKQAFAKPRGPGGKRGNKRLIKGAGENGEES; encoded by the exons ATGTCACACCAAACCGGAATTAACG CAACATCGGAGCTGAAGGATTTCCTGGCCCGAGCGAGGGGAGGTGCCATCAGAATAATGAAGATTGTGATCAGAAATG agGAGTTGGTGTTAGATTCATACAGAGAGCCAGCACACAGCTGGGACAAGGATTACGATCAGTTCCTGCTTCCTCTGCTCACGCCTCAGGAACCCTGCTACATCCTCTACCGTCTGGACTCCCAGAATGCACAGGGATACGAGTGGATCTTCATCGCCTGGTCCCCTGACCAATCACCA GTGAGGCAGAAGATGGTGTATGCAGCGACCCGTGCCACGCTGAAGAAAGAATTTGGAGGAGGTCACATTAAAGATGAAATGTTTGGCACGGTCGAG GATGACCTGTGCTTCCAGGGATACCTGCGACACATGACCTCCTGCTGCTCCCCGGCTCCACTCACAGTAGCCGAGCAGGAATTACAACGAATCAAAGTCACAGAG GTTACAATGGAGTTTGGCTTAGACAAAAGGGCACAGACTCTTCAAGGTCTTGCATTCCCGTTACAAGAAGAGGCCAAACGAGCTCTGCAGCAACTCAAGCAGAGACGCATCAACTACATACAGCTG aggttGGATGTAGAGAAAGAGACCATTGAGCTGGTTCACACCAAACCTACAGAGACCCACGAGCTTCCCTACAGGATTCCCACAGATTCACCCAGATACCACTTCTTCATCTTCAAACATTCCCACCAGGGCCAGCGGCAGGAGGCACTGG TGTTCATATATTCGATGCCTGGGTACACCTGTAGCATCAAGGAACGGATGTTATACTCCAGCTGTAAGAACAGGCTACTGGACGAGGTCGAGAAAGACTACCAGCTGGAGGTCACCAAGAAG atggaGATAGACAATGGCGACGGCCTGACAGAAGATTTCCTGTACGAGGAGGTTCACCCAATGGAGCACGCCTTAAAACAGGCCTTTGCCAAACCCCGAGGTCCAGGAGGAAAGAGGGGCAACAAACGCCTCATCAAGGGTGCAGGGGAGAACGGGGAGGAAAGTTAG
- the LOC129105467 gene encoding WD repeat-containing protein 82-like yields MKITDGVIRSFRVARSYRENAQKVNCVDFSPNGENAISSSDDDCIVLYDIREGKPERTLFSKKYGVDLIHYTHGDAQTVVYSSNKLDDTIRYLSLTDNKYIRYFPGHTARVIALSMSPVDDTFISGSLDRTIRIWDLRAPNCQGLTNPLGKPVCSFDPDGLIFAAGVESEAIKLYDLRAFDKGPFASFDTRFNRVCDWTGLKFSNDGKQILISTNGGMIRVLNAFNGSVLHTFSGYNNSKGISLEACFTPDSQFVMIGSEDGRVHVWSTESGMKVAVLDGKHPGPINTLQFNPRYMTFASACTNMTFWLPCFDDT; encoded by the exons ATGAAGATCACAGACGGCGTGATACGGAGTTTTAGAGTTGCCAGATCATATCGAGAAAATGCACAGAAGGTCAACTGTgtggacttcagcccaaatggtGAAAATGCAATATCAAGTAGCGACGACGACTGCATTGTGTTATATGACATCCGAGAAGGAAA GCCTGAAAGGACCCTGTTCAGCAAGAAGTATGGAGTAGACCTCATCCACTACACACATGGAGATGCACAGACAGTAGTCTACAGCTCAAACAAACTAGATG ATACCATCCGATATCTGTCACTCACTGACAACAAGTACATCAGGTATTTCCCAGGTCACACTGCAAG agttaTTGCTCTTTCGATGTCACCAGTAGATGATACATTTATCTCGGGCTCGTTGGACAGAACAATCCGGATCTGGGATCTGCGTGCTCCAAACTGTCAA ggttTGACTAATCCACTGGGAAAACCTGTCTGTTCCTTTGACCCTGATGGGCTGATATTTGCTGCAGGGGTGGAATCAGAGGCCATTAAACTATACGACCTCCGAGCTTTTGACAAG GGACCCTTTGCCTCCTTTGATACGAGGTTTAATCGTGTCTGTGACTGGACTGGACTCAAATTCAGTAACGATGGGAAACAGATTCTCATCTCTACCAACGGAGGGATGATTCGGGTCCTGAATGCTTTCAATGGATCTGTGCTGCACACTTTTTCT GGCTACAACAACAGTAAAGGCATCTCCCTGGAGGCCTGCTTCACTCCAGACTCTCAGTTTGTCATGATtg GCTCAGAGGATGGCAGAGTCCATGTTTGGAGCACTGAGAGTGGGATGAAGGTTGCTGTGCTGGATGGGAAACATCCAGGACCCATCAACACTCTGCAGTTCAACCCCAGATACATGACGTTTGCCAGCGCCTGCACTAACATG ACATTTTGGCTCCCGTGTTTTGACGACACGTAG
- the LOC129105451 gene encoding transcriptional regulator QRICH1-like isoform X1 has protein sequence MNEQDSGVVSFDEYVRQKARTVPQHRMKEFLESLAKGPEVLQEFSQQGGAATTTAMVYQQQGTNCVYTDSTEVAGSLLELAGPVTSAEISPHLVHQGSEQQLQVQVQIQEQQGQTVGQVLQVASPSQQDLQGISTTHFVQQGELTEEQQQQIQAQLVAAVAGGQQIHLQGTQHIQLPGGQHIQLEAGQHIQLQGGQQIQLHDGQQIQLQGGQQIQLQGGQQIQLQGGQQIQLQGGQQIQLQGGQQIQLQGGQQIQLQGGQQIQQIHLQGGQQIQLQGGQQIQLPGGQHIQLQGGQQIQLQGGQQIQLPGGQHIQLQGGQQIQLQDGQQIQIQTIEAMSPSQQQDSPRDAERRSTTVSTVLQPAKKRKVDVPLSVSYAVPQGQQVATVLAIPQGQQQSYVSLRPDLLTVDSAQLYSTTGTITGPTGETWTIPVYSTPQQQGVTHIAIPQDTYNTMQVTTTNGKDKMSPSSSSRSTDVQSVSTGTQEEIVQTLFPAQFMNGNIHIPVAVQTVGGTYNTTQSVHIWDPNQQQSQGEEGQEQQLHLQGHMETEGHVEPTTEIMVPVCLKPEEGLEVWRLWVKRKNAELNKQEKTKLAPIGRRQPLRFQEDLVSSAVAELNLGLSLMTQEARGSEEEQFTSDVLYYVFLCIQKYLFENGRVDDIFSDPYYTRFCGCLHKILDGWKPSVHPLGYVIPSHVTEEMLWECKQLGAHSPSTLLTTLMYFNTKHFHLTTPEQHMKVAFSKVLRHTKKNPANAKDKATSIRLLKGQGLNSIGQKGVQNRTDDMYEEQAEDPENPLRCPIKLYDFYLFKCPQSVKGRNDAYYMTPEPVVAPNSPMWYSSQPLTTQQVEQVLTRIIAVREIQEIIGIDGMS, from the exons ATGAATGAGCAGGACAGTGGGGTGGTCTCCTTTGATGAGTATGTACGGCAGAAAGCCCGCACCGTGCCTCAGCACAGGATGAAGGAGTTCCTGGAGTCCCTCGCCAAGGGCCCAGAGGTGCTGCAGGAGTTCAGCCAGCAGGGAGGGGCAGCCACCACCACAGCCATGGTTTACCAGCAGCAGGGCACCAACTGTGTATACACAGACAGCACAGAAGTGGCTGGCTCTCTCTTAGAGCTGGCTGGTCCG GTGACCTCGGCAGAGATTTCACCTCATCTTGTGCATCAAGGGTCTGAACAGCAGCTACAGGTGCAG GTTCAGATCCAGGAACAGCAAGGCCAAACAGTTGGCCAGGTCCTACAGGTGGCCTCCCCCTCTCAGCAGGACCTGCAGGGAATCTCGACAACCCACTTTGTCCAGCAGGGAGAGctcacagaggagcagcagcagcag ATTCAGGCGCAGCTGGTTGCAGCTGTAGCTGGAGGACAACAAATCCATCTACAAGGAACGCAGCATATTCAGCTGCCAGGCGGCCAGCATATTCAACTTGAGGCAGGCCAACATATTCAACTACAGGGAGGCCAACAGATTCAACTACATGATGGCCAGCAAATTCAGCTACAGGGTGGCCAACAGATTCAGCTACAGGGTGGCCAACAGATTCAGCTACAGGGTGGTCAGCAAATTCAGCTACAAGGCGGCCAGCAAATTCAGCTACAAGGCGGCCAGCAAATTCAGCTACAAGGCGGCCAGCAAATCCAGCTACAAGGTGGCCAGCAAATTCAGCAAATTCATCTACAGGGTGGACAGCAAATCCAGCTACAAGGCGGCCAGCAAATTCAGCTTCCAGGTGGCCAACATATTCAGCTACAAGGCGGCCAGCAAATCCAGCTACAGGGTGGCCAGCAAATTCAGCTTCCAGGTGGCCAACATATTCAGCTACAAGGTGGCCAGCAAATCCAGCTACAAGATGGTCAACAGATCCAGATTCAGACCATAGAGGCCATGTCTCCTTCGCAGCAACAGGACTCTCCCAGGGATGCAGAGAGGAGGTCCACCACCGTCTCAACCGTTCTCCAACCTGCCAAGAAGCGTAAGGTTGATGTTCCTCTTTCCGTGTCGTACGCTGTTCCACAGGGCCAACAGGTGGCCACAGTTCTAGCCATCCCTCAAGGGCAGCAGCAAAGCTATGTGTCCCTACGGCCAGATTTGCTCACTGTTGACAGTGCACAACTGTACAGCACTACAGGAACAATCACAGGTCCCACAGGAGAGACCTGGACCATCCCTGTGTACTCCACTCCACAGCAGCAGGGGGTGACTCACATCGCCATACCACAggacacatacaacacaatgCAAGTTACCACCACCAACGGTAAGGACAAAATGTCCCCCAGTTCCTCATCAAGGTCCACAGATGTGCAGTCGGTCTCCACTGGGACACAAGAGGAAATCGTACAGACCCTGTTCCCAGCTCAGTTCATGAACGGGAACATTCACATCCCTGTGGCAGTGCAGACTGTAGGAGGCACCTACAACACTACACAGTCGGTACACATATGGGACCCAAATCAACAGCAGAGCCAAGGGGAAGAGGGACAAGAGCAGCAGCTCCATCTGCAG GGCCACATGGAGACAGAGGGTCACGTCGAACCGACTACAGAGATTATGGTTCCTGTCTGCCTAAAGCCCGAGGAAGGCCTGGAGGTCTGGCGCCTTTGGGTGAAGCGAAAAAACGCAGAGCTAAACAAGCAGGAAAAGACGAAGCTTGCACCCATAGGAC GTCGTCAGCCTCTGCGTTTTCAAGAAGACTTGGTGTCCAGCGCGGTGGCTGAGCTAAACTTGGGTCTCTCCCTGATGACGCAGGAGGCACGAGGATCAGAAGAAGAGCAGTTCACATCTGATGTTctctattatgtttttttgtgtatacAGAAG tatcTCTTTGAAAATGGACGTGTGGATGATATTTTCTCCGATCCGTATTACACACGTTTTTGCGGGTGTTTACACAAAATCCTGGATGGTTGGAAACCCAGTGTCCATCCTTTAG GTTATGTCATCCCAAGTCACGTGACAGAGGAGATGCTGTGGGAGTGTAAACAGCTTGGTGCACATTCACCGTCCACATTGCTCACAACTCTTATGTATTTCAACACTAA GCATTTCCACCTGACGACACCTGAACAGCACATGAAAGTAGCTTTCTCAAAGGTCTTaagacacacaaagaagaaCCCCGCTAATGCCAAGGACAAGGCAACCAGCATCCGCCTTCTCAAAGGACAAGGACTAAACAGCATAGGACAGAAAGGTGTTCAAAACA GAACTGATGACATGTATGAAGAGCAGGCCGAGGATCCAGAGAATCCCCTTCGCTGCCCCATTAaactttatgacttttatctgtTCAAATG CCCTCAAAGCGTTAAGGGACGTAATGACGCATACTACATGACTCCAGAGCCTGTCGTCGCTCCGAACAGCCCGATGTGGTACTCGTCTCAGCCCCTCACGACTCAGCAGGTGGAGCAAGTGCTGACCCGCATCATTGCGGTCCGAGAGATCCAGGAGATCATCGGCATTGACGGCATGAGTTAA
- the LOC129105462 gene encoding LOW QUALITY PROTEIN: pseudouridylate synthase RPUSD4, mitochondrial-like (The sequence of the model RefSeq protein was modified relative to this genomic sequence to represent the inferred CDS: deleted 1 base in 1 codon) translates to MNSCRRIARSDFKSGLTTAFSLGKPPTNCCRCPGAAPSLRRGHATAAKPAPGSDTGEKPQLRAIDLAKKVQQEKSQPQAAEQPLLSAQQKRVMELKRFTLQLQHVHPNVLAKHLHRSVLYQDKDVVVINKPYGVPVREDGGATSIASVLPVLSKMMDGMKIKSDSQLLPCLRLEKETTGVLLLARSEKGVEHINNLHRNNQVQRKYWVITVGVPVPSEGVIDIPVIEREVTGSRPHYKMGLSPLFRMNDAGDGVTKVRANRQAHPAVTKYRVLDSSSGCSLVELQAFSGVKHQMRVHMALALTCPILGDHKYSHWSKLAPQKLPERVLGKLGLEQSKIRYLPLHVHARQLTLPGSNQAEISVSCPLPKYFTQTLKQLYLTLPDEKDY, encoded by the exons ATGAACAGCTGTAGAAGAATAGCGCGCAGTGACTTTAAATCCGGCCTGACCACCGCCTTCTCTCTGGGTAAACCGCCGACAAACTGCTGCAGGTGTCCGGGGGCAGCACCGTCCCTCCGCCGGGGTCATGCCACCGCCGCTAAACCGGCTCCGGGCTCCGACACGGGAGAGAAGCCCCAACTGAGGGCGATCGACCTGGCGAAGAAGGTCCAGCAGGAGAAGTCGCAGCCGCAGGCGGCGGAGCAGCCTCTGCTGTCGGCCCAGCAGAAGAGGGTGATGGAGCTGAAGCGGTTCACTCTGCAGCTGCAACACGTTCACCCTAACGTGCTGGCAAAACACCTCCACAGG AGTGTGCTGTACCAGGACAAGGATGTGGTGGTCATCAACAAACCTTACGGTGTTCCTGTCAGAG AGGACGGTGGGGCCACATCCATCGCCTCTGTGCTGCCGGTTCTCTCCAAAATGATGGATGGGATGAAGATCAAGTCTGACTCTCAGCTGCTCCCATGTCTGAGGCTGGAGAAGGAAACAACAGGAGTTCTCCTGCTGGCCAGGAGTGAAAAAGGAGTGGAGCACATCAACAACCTTCACAGAAATAACCAAGTGCAGAGAAAGTACTG GGTCATCACAGTCGGTGTACCGGTTCCATCAGAAGGAGTGATTGACATCCCCGTCATAGAGAGAGAGGTCACGGGCTCTCGGCCACACTACAAG atgGGTCTCAGTCCTCTTTTCAGAATGAATGATGCTGGCGACGGTGTGACCAAAGTCCGTGCCAATAGGCAAGCACATCCTGCAGTGACCAAGTACAGAGTGTTGGACAGCAGCAGTGGTTGCAGCCTCGTGGAGCTCCAGGCTTTTTCTG GAGTGAAGCACCAGATGAGGGTTCACATGGCACTTGCTCTGACATGCCCCATTCTTGGTGACCACAAATATTCCCACTGGAGCAAACTGGCACCTCAG AAGTTACCAGAACGTGTGCTGGGAAAGCTTGGACTGGAACAGAGCAAGATCCGGTATCTTCCTCTTCACGTGCATGCTCGACAGCTGACGCTGCCAGGATCCAATCAGGCCGAGATAAGCGTGTCCTGTCCTCTACCAAAGTACTTCACACAAACATTGAAACAACTGTATTTAACTCTTCCTGATGAAAAGGACTATTAA
- the LOC129105451 gene encoding transcriptional regulator QRICH1-like isoform X2 — translation MNEQDSGVVSFDEYVRQKARTVPQHRMKEFLESLAKGPEVLQEFSQQGGAATTTAMVYQQQGTNCVYTDSTEVAGSLLELAGPVTSAEISPHLVHQGSEQQLQVQVQIQEQQGQTVGQVLQVASPSQQDLQGISTTHFVQQGELTEEQQQQIQAQLVAAVAGGQQIHLQGTQHIQLPGGQHIQLEAGQHIQLQGGQQIQLHDGQQIQLQGGQQIQLQGGQQIQLQGGQQIQLQGGQQIQLQGGQQIQLQGGQQIQLQGGQQIQQIHLQGGQQIQLQGGQQIQLPGGQHIQLQGGQQIQLQGGQQIQLPGGQHIQLQGGQQIQLQDGQQIQIQTIEAMSPSQQQDSPRDAERRSTTVSTVLQPAKKRKVDVPLSVSYAVPQGQQVATVLAIPQGQQQSYVSLRPDLLTVDSAQLYSTTGTITGPTGETWTIPVYSTPQQQGVTHIAIPQDTYNTMQVTTTNGKDKMSPSSSSRSTDVQSVSTGTQEEIVQTLFPAQFMNGNIHIPVAVQTVGGTYNTTQSVHIWDPNQQQSQGEEGQEQQLHLQGHMETEGHVEPTTEIMVPVCLKPEEGLEVWRLWVKRKNAELNKQEKTKLAPIGRRQPLRFQEDLVSSAVAELNLGLSLMTQEARGSEEEQFTSDVLYYVFLCIQKYLFENGRVDDIFSDPYYTRFCGCLHKILDGWKPSVHPLGYVIPSHVTEEMLWECKQLGAHSPSTLLTTLMYFNTKHFHLTTPEQHMKVAFSKVLRHTKKNPANAKDKATSIRLLKGQGLNSIGQKGTDDMYEEQAEDPENPLRCPIKLYDFYLFKCPQSVKGRNDAYYMTPEPVVAPNSPMWYSSQPLTTQQVEQVLTRIIAVREIQEIIGIDGMS, via the exons ATGAATGAGCAGGACAGTGGGGTGGTCTCCTTTGATGAGTATGTACGGCAGAAAGCCCGCACCGTGCCTCAGCACAGGATGAAGGAGTTCCTGGAGTCCCTCGCCAAGGGCCCAGAGGTGCTGCAGGAGTTCAGCCAGCAGGGAGGGGCAGCCACCACCACAGCCATGGTTTACCAGCAGCAGGGCACCAACTGTGTATACACAGACAGCACAGAAGTGGCTGGCTCTCTCTTAGAGCTGGCTGGTCCG GTGACCTCGGCAGAGATTTCACCTCATCTTGTGCATCAAGGGTCTGAACAGCAGCTACAGGTGCAG GTTCAGATCCAGGAACAGCAAGGCCAAACAGTTGGCCAGGTCCTACAGGTGGCCTCCCCCTCTCAGCAGGACCTGCAGGGAATCTCGACAACCCACTTTGTCCAGCAGGGAGAGctcacagaggagcagcagcagcag ATTCAGGCGCAGCTGGTTGCAGCTGTAGCTGGAGGACAACAAATCCATCTACAAGGAACGCAGCATATTCAGCTGCCAGGCGGCCAGCATATTCAACTTGAGGCAGGCCAACATATTCAACTACAGGGAGGCCAACAGATTCAACTACATGATGGCCAGCAAATTCAGCTACAGGGTGGCCAACAGATTCAGCTACAGGGTGGCCAACAGATTCAGCTACAGGGTGGTCAGCAAATTCAGCTACAAGGCGGCCAGCAAATTCAGCTACAAGGCGGCCAGCAAATTCAGCTACAAGGCGGCCAGCAAATCCAGCTACAAGGTGGCCAGCAAATTCAGCAAATTCATCTACAGGGTGGACAGCAAATCCAGCTACAAGGCGGCCAGCAAATTCAGCTTCCAGGTGGCCAACATATTCAGCTACAAGGCGGCCAGCAAATCCAGCTACAGGGTGGCCAGCAAATTCAGCTTCCAGGTGGCCAACATATTCAGCTACAAGGTGGCCAGCAAATCCAGCTACAAGATGGTCAACAGATCCAGATTCAGACCATAGAGGCCATGTCTCCTTCGCAGCAACAGGACTCTCCCAGGGATGCAGAGAGGAGGTCCACCACCGTCTCAACCGTTCTCCAACCTGCCAAGAAGCGTAAGGTTGATGTTCCTCTTTCCGTGTCGTACGCTGTTCCACAGGGCCAACAGGTGGCCACAGTTCTAGCCATCCCTCAAGGGCAGCAGCAAAGCTATGTGTCCCTACGGCCAGATTTGCTCACTGTTGACAGTGCACAACTGTACAGCACTACAGGAACAATCACAGGTCCCACAGGAGAGACCTGGACCATCCCTGTGTACTCCACTCCACAGCAGCAGGGGGTGACTCACATCGCCATACCACAggacacatacaacacaatgCAAGTTACCACCACCAACGGTAAGGACAAAATGTCCCCCAGTTCCTCATCAAGGTCCACAGATGTGCAGTCGGTCTCCACTGGGACACAAGAGGAAATCGTACAGACCCTGTTCCCAGCTCAGTTCATGAACGGGAACATTCACATCCCTGTGGCAGTGCAGACTGTAGGAGGCACCTACAACACTACACAGTCGGTACACATATGGGACCCAAATCAACAGCAGAGCCAAGGGGAAGAGGGACAAGAGCAGCAGCTCCATCTGCAG GGCCACATGGAGACAGAGGGTCACGTCGAACCGACTACAGAGATTATGGTTCCTGTCTGCCTAAAGCCCGAGGAAGGCCTGGAGGTCTGGCGCCTTTGGGTGAAGCGAAAAAACGCAGAGCTAAACAAGCAGGAAAAGACGAAGCTTGCACCCATAGGAC GTCGTCAGCCTCTGCGTTTTCAAGAAGACTTGGTGTCCAGCGCGGTGGCTGAGCTAAACTTGGGTCTCTCCCTGATGACGCAGGAGGCACGAGGATCAGAAGAAGAGCAGTTCACATCTGATGTTctctattatgtttttttgtgtatacAGAAG tatcTCTTTGAAAATGGACGTGTGGATGATATTTTCTCCGATCCGTATTACACACGTTTTTGCGGGTGTTTACACAAAATCCTGGATGGTTGGAAACCCAGTGTCCATCCTTTAG GTTATGTCATCCCAAGTCACGTGACAGAGGAGATGCTGTGGGAGTGTAAACAGCTTGGTGCACATTCACCGTCCACATTGCTCACAACTCTTATGTATTTCAACACTAA GCATTTCCACCTGACGACACCTGAACAGCACATGAAAGTAGCTTTCTCAAAGGTCTTaagacacacaaagaagaaCCCCGCTAATGCCAAGGACAAGGCAACCAGCATCCGCCTTCTCAAAGGACAAGGACTAAACAGCATAGGACAGAAAG GAACTGATGACATGTATGAAGAGCAGGCCGAGGATCCAGAGAATCCCCTTCGCTGCCCCATTAaactttatgacttttatctgtTCAAATG CCCTCAAAGCGTTAAGGGACGTAATGACGCATACTACATGACTCCAGAGCCTGTCGTCGCTCCGAACAGCCCGATGTGGTACTCGTCTCAGCCCCTCACGACTCAGCAGGTGGAGCAAGTGCTGACCCGCATCATTGCGGTCCGAGAGATCCAGGAGATCATCGGCATTGACGGCATGAGTTAA